In Streptantibioticus cattleyicolor NRRL 8057 = DSM 46488, a genomic segment contains:
- a CDS encoding aldehyde dehydrogenase family protein: MSAAGTRLSVFKTYKLFVGGKFPRSESGRVYEVTDAEGTWLANAPLASRKDGRDAVVAARKAFPGWSGATAYNRGQILYRVAEMLEGRREQFAAEVAAAEGVSRDEAAALVDAAVDRWVWYAGWTDKIGQLAGGANPVAGPFFNLSTVEPTGVVAVLAPRRSSFLGLVSVIAPVIATGNTAVVVTSERSPLPALSLGEVLATSDLPGGVVNLLSGKAAEIAPHLASHADVNAIDLTGADAELARELEVAAADNLKRVLRPAAGGTDWAADPGTGRMLAFTETKTVWHPTGV; this comes from the coding sequence ATGAGTGCTGCTGGTACGCGGTTGAGCGTCTTCAAGACCTACAAGCTGTTCGTCGGGGGCAAGTTCCCCCGTTCCGAGAGCGGGCGGGTGTACGAGGTGACCGACGCTGAGGGCACGTGGCTGGCCAACGCGCCGCTGGCGTCCCGCAAGGACGGACGGGACGCCGTGGTGGCCGCCCGTAAGGCGTTCCCGGGCTGGTCGGGGGCGACCGCGTACAACCGCGGTCAGATCCTGTACCGGGTCGCCGAGATGCTCGAAGGGCGCCGTGAGCAGTTCGCCGCCGAGGTGGCCGCCGCCGAGGGGGTCTCGCGGGACGAGGCCGCGGCGCTGGTGGACGCCGCCGTCGACCGCTGGGTGTGGTACGCGGGGTGGACCGACAAGATCGGTCAACTGGCCGGTGGCGCCAACCCGGTGGCCGGGCCGTTCTTCAACCTCTCCACGGTGGAGCCGACCGGGGTGGTGGCGGTGCTGGCGCCGCGGCGCTCCTCGTTCCTGGGGCTGGTCTCGGTGATCGCCCCGGTGATCGCCACCGGCAACACCGCGGTGGTGGTCACCAGCGAGCGGTCCCCGCTGCCCGCGCTGTCGCTGGGTGAGGTGCTGGCCACCTCGGACCTGCCCGGCGGCGTGGTCAACCTGCTCTCCGGCAAGGCGGCCGAGATCGCGCCGCACCTGGCCTCGCACGCCGACGTCAACGCCATCGACCTGACCGGCGCCGACGCCGAGCTGGCCAGGGAACTGGAGGTCGCGGCGGCCGACAACCTCAAGCGGGTGCTGCGCCCGGCGGCCGGCGGGACCGACTGGGCCGCCGACCCGGGCACCGGCCGGATGCTGGCGTTCACCGAGACCAAGACGGTCTGGCACCCGACCGGGGTGTGA